From a region of the Zingiber officinale cultivar Zhangliang chromosome 10B, Zo_v1.1, whole genome shotgun sequence genome:
- the LOC122030483 gene encoding nuclear pore complex protein NUP58-like isoform X1, translated as MAETDSPGSPISTFPFLSPSQYSPDTPRGLPLSPLSSTSTPRPSKTRSRLRAGNKALLQPRALWPSDTPEPEQSVLQLQNPNPLGQQVLRKQLAGAAVVVPGAQYHPQALLLATDGEPAGYDSKFEDLHPESQSILLQLEAWIYEYKAESNRLDQCSRLFGSSALIDAFELHSNRTFKELGVICAAIERQRVLLQEKLTFVKRMLLDAEIVVQSFMLLSQFFFRQNVLTVGHISHENMWSVALISGFNNGVPKKPSTFMVNTVARQEMCLNEIYQCVEHLHQVLMNDTRMTLSDALKALPITISNTHDFFVYIVSKVERLHHCIESMKEAYLAHQHQAGEQK; from the exons ATGGCGGAGACAGATTCCCCTGGGAGTCCGATCTCTACCTTCCCGTTCCTGTCGCCCTCGCAGTACTCGCCCGACACCCCGAGAGGGCTCCCCCTCTCGCCGCTGAGCTCGACCTCAACTCCTCGACCGTCGAAAACTCGATCGCGCCTGCGTGCGGGGAACAAGGCGTTGCTGCAGCCGCGGGCTCTATGGCCTTCGGACACTCCGGAGCCTGAGCAATCGGTCTTGCAGTTACAGAATCCGAACCCTCTGGGGCAGCAAGTTCTCCGGAAGCAACTTGCGGGGGCAGCGGTGGTTGTGCCGGGTGCGCAGTATCATCCGCAGGCTTTGCTGCTCGCCACAGATGGCGAGCCTGCGGGATACGACTCCAAGTTCGAGGATCTGCATCCTGAATCGCAGAGTATTCTACTGCAGCTCGA GGCGTGGATTTATGAGTACAAGGCTGAAAGTAACAGATTGGATCAATGCAGTCGGCTTTTTGGTTCATCTGCGTTAATTGATGCCTTTGAGCTTCACTCTAACAGGACTTTCAAG GAACTTGGGGTTATTTGTGCTGCAATAGAAAGGCAAAGAGTTTTATTGCAAGAAAAATTGACATTTGTGAAAAGAATGTTGCTGGATGCAGAAATTGTTGTCCAGTCATTTATGCTTCTTAGCCAATTCTTCTTTCGTCAAAATGTTTTGACTGTAGGGCATATTTCTCATGAGAATATGTGGAGTGTAGCGTTGATTTCTGGTTTCAATAATGGAGTTCCAAAAAAGCCTTCAACTTTTATGGTGAATACAGTTGCTAGACAAGAGATGTGCCTGAATGAGATTTACCAGTGTGTTGAACATTTACACCAAGTGCTCATGAATGATACTAGAATGACACTCTCAGATGCTTTAAAGGCTTTACCAATCACTATCTCTAATACACATGACTTCTTCGTCTACATAGTTTCGAAG GTAGAAAGACTTCATCACTGTATTGAATCCATGAAAGAAGCATATCTTGCTCATCAGCATCAAGCAGGGGAACAAAAGTGA
- the LOC122030483 gene encoding nuclear pore complex protein NUP58-like isoform X2 yields the protein MAETDSPGSPISTFPFLSPSQYSPDTPRGLPLSPLSSTSTPRPSKTRSRLRAGNKALLQPRALWPSDTPEPEQSVLQLQNPNPLGQQVLRKQLAGAAVVVPGAQYHPQALLLATDGEPAGYDSKFEDLHPESQSILLQLEAWIYEYKAESNRLDQCSRLFGSSALIDAFELHSNRTFKELGVICAAIERQRVLLQEKLTFVKRMLLDAEIVVQSFMLLSQFFFRQNVLTVGHISHENMWSVALISGFNNGVPKKPSTFMVNTVARQEMCLNEIYQCVEHLHQVLMNDTRMTLSDALKALPITISNTHDFFVYIVSKKDFITVLNP from the exons ATGGCGGAGACAGATTCCCCTGGGAGTCCGATCTCTACCTTCCCGTTCCTGTCGCCCTCGCAGTACTCGCCCGACACCCCGAGAGGGCTCCCCCTCTCGCCGCTGAGCTCGACCTCAACTCCTCGACCGTCGAAAACTCGATCGCGCCTGCGTGCGGGGAACAAGGCGTTGCTGCAGCCGCGGGCTCTATGGCCTTCGGACACTCCGGAGCCTGAGCAATCGGTCTTGCAGTTACAGAATCCGAACCCTCTGGGGCAGCAAGTTCTCCGGAAGCAACTTGCGGGGGCAGCGGTGGTTGTGCCGGGTGCGCAGTATCATCCGCAGGCTTTGCTGCTCGCCACAGATGGCGAGCCTGCGGGATACGACTCCAAGTTCGAGGATCTGCATCCTGAATCGCAGAGTATTCTACTGCAGCTCGA GGCGTGGATTTATGAGTACAAGGCTGAAAGTAACAGATTGGATCAATGCAGTCGGCTTTTTGGTTCATCTGCGTTAATTGATGCCTTTGAGCTTCACTCTAACAGGACTTTCAAG GAACTTGGGGTTATTTGTGCTGCAATAGAAAGGCAAAGAGTTTTATTGCAAGAAAAATTGACATTTGTGAAAAGAATGTTGCTGGATGCAGAAATTGTTGTCCAGTCATTTATGCTTCTTAGCCAATTCTTCTTTCGTCAAAATGTTTTGACTGTAGGGCATATTTCTCATGAGAATATGTGGAGTGTAGCGTTGATTTCTGGTTTCAATAATGGAGTTCCAAAAAAGCCTTCAACTTTTATGGTGAATACAGTTGCTAGACAAGAGATGTGCCTGAATGAGATTTACCAGTGTGTTGAACATTTACACCAAGTGCTCATGAATGATACTAGAATGACACTCTCAGATGCTTTAAAGGCTTTACCAATCACTATCTCTAATACACATGACTTCTTCGTCTACATAGTTTCGAAG AAAGACTTCATCACTGTATTGAATCCATGA
- the LOC122028553 gene encoding protein JINGUBANG-like: protein MGEGSLHASKLLEMFRADAMVQSDDELPSGGGCSDGGSSPRYNSDTRPPSGEASPNGLFPWSPGCASPFAKSPWAFLPAPVSAEETAGARLVGSLVREEGHIYSLAAAGGLLYAGSESRNVRVWKGQRELSGFKSSSGLVKAIVLAGERIFTGHQDGKIRVWRKTASAEHKRVGTLPRLRDFLRSSINPSNYVEVRRHRRAVWLRHFDAVSCLSLDEKAGVLYSGSWDKTVKVWRISDSKCLESIKVHDDAVNSVATGFGGILFTGSADGTMKVWRREAVGKTGATRHVLVQTLLQQESAVTSVAVAESAGTVYCGSSDGSVHYWRWEGARRRLAYGGALRGHRMAVLCLAAKGSLVVSGSADKTLCVWRREEGTGGGRYSMIAELKGHEGPVKCLVVEEEGDRSDEPRYVVYSGSLDKSVKVWQVVEWEVTAEEVPEEESRPSLSVKTDASDGTWHRNREKVIGLGSSSMRHCAPQRSASVGMLFEAHV, encoded by the coding sequence ATGGGAGAAGGATCGCTACATGCCTCAAAGTTGCTTGAAATGTTCAGGGCCGATGCCATGGTTCAATCTGACGACGAGCTCCCGAGTGGCGGCGGCTGTAGCGACGGGGGTTCCAGCCCCCGATACAACTCCGACACCCGGCCGCCCAGCGGCGAGGCCTCCCCTAACGGTCTTTTCCCGTGGAGCCCCGGCTGCGCATCCCCCTTCGCCAAGTCACCGTGGGCCTTCCTCCCCGCGCCCGTGTCTGCGGAGGAGACCGCCGGCGCTCGACTCGTCGGATCGCTTGTGCGTGAGGAGGGACACATATACTCCCTCGCTGCCGCCGGAGGGCTCCTCTATGCTGGCTCCGAAAGCCGCAACGTCCGCGTCTGGAAAGGCCAGCGCGAGCTCTCCGGCTTCAAGTCCAGTAGCGGTCTCGTCAAGGCCATCGTCCTCGCCGGCGAAAGAATCTTTACAGGACATCAGGACGGCAAGATTCGCGTGTGGAGGAAGACCGCGTCGGCCGAACACAAGCGCGTGGGGACGCTCCCCAGGCTGAGGGATTTCCTGCGGAGCTCCATCAACCCCAGCAACTACGTGGAGGTGCGCCGCCACCGCAGAGCCGTGTGGCTTCGCCACTTCGACGCGGTTTCGTGCTTAAGCCTCGACGAGAAGGCCGGCGTCTTATACTCCGGGTCGTGGGACAAGACGGTGAAGGTGTGGCGGATATCGGACTCCAAGTGCCTCGAGTCCATAAAGGTTCATGACGACGCCGTCAACTCCGTAGCGACCGGGTTCGGGGGAATTCTGTTCACGGGGTCGGCGGACGGCACGATGAAGGTGTGGAGAAGGGAGGCGGTCGGGAAGACGGGCGCCACCAGGCATGTGTTGGTGCAGACGCTGCTGCAGCAGGAGAGCGCGGTAACGTCAGTGGCGGTCGCGGAGTCTGCGGGGACGGTGTACTGCGGCTCGTCGGACGGGTCGGTTCATTACTGGAGGTGGGAGGGAGCGAGGCGGCGGCTGGCTTACGGCGGTGCGCTCCGGGGACACCGGATGGCGGTCCTGTGCCTCGCGGCGAAGGGTAGCCTGGTGGTGAGCGGGTCCGCTGACAAGACCCTGTGCGTGTGGAGGAGGGAGGAGGGGACCGGCGGAGGGCGGTACTCGATGATAGCGGAGCTCAAGGGCCACGAGGGCCCCGTCAAGTGCCTGGTAGTGGAGGAGGAGGGAGACCGGTCGGACGAGCCGCGATACGTGGTGTACAGCGGGAGCCTCGACAAGTCAGTCAAGGTGTGGCAGGTGGTCGAATGGGAGGTGACGGCGGAGGAGGTCCCCGAAGAGGAGTCGCGGCCGTCGTTGTCGGTGAAGACCGACGCGAGCGACGGTACCTGGCACCGCAATAGGGAGAAGGTGATTGGGTTGGGTTCGTCGTCGATGCGCCACTGCGCACCCCAGCGATCTGCTAGTGTTGGGATGTTGTTCGAGGCGCACGTGTAA